A window of Nicotiana tabacum cultivar K326 chromosome 24, ASM71507v2, whole genome shotgun sequence contains these coding sequences:
- the LOC107795413 gene encoding putative auxin efflux carrier component 1b encodes MISLSDLYHVLTAVVPLYVAMILAYGSVKWWKIFSPDQCSGINRFVALFAVPLLSFHFIASNNPYAMNYKFIAADTLQKVIVLVVLAIWSRISSRGSLEWSITLFSLSTLPNTLVMGIPLLKGMYGDASGSLMVQIVVLQCIIWYTLMLFLFEYRGARMLIAEQFPDTAGDIISFKIDSDVMSLDGKEPLETQAEVGEDGKLHVTVRKSTSSRSEVFSRMSHGLNSGVSLTPRPSNLSNAEIYSLQSSRNPTPRGSSFNHTDLYSMVNGKSANMSPRTSNFGNMGFDEESGFGGRGNGVYGQGNVGYPAPASAGIFSPATGPGAKKKANGTEGGKDLHMFVWSSNASPASEGGIHVFRGGEYGNDLGVGAHPKDYDDFGRDEFTSGNKKNPNGCDREGPVLKKLGSSSTVELFPKTANETKATAMPPASVMTRLILIMVWRKLVRNPNTYSSLIGLTWSLVSFRWNVEMPVIIAKSISILSDAGLGMAMFSLGLFMALQPRMIACGKTIASFSMAVRFITGPAVMAAASIAVGLRGVLLHIAIVQAALPQGIVPFVFAKEYNVHPDILSTGVIFGMLIALPITLVYYILLGL; translated from the exons atgatctCACTTTCAGACCTTTACCATGTTCTCACAGCTGTAGTACCACTCTATGTAGCCATGATATTGGCTTATGGTTCAGTAAAATGGTGGAAAATTTTCAGCCCAGATCAATGTTCAGGAATTAACAGATTTGTGGCTCTTTTTGCAGTTCCATTGCTATCTTTTCACTTCATTGCATCCAACAATCCTTATGCCATGAACTACAAGTTCATAGCTGCTGACACTTTGCAAAAAGTCATAGTTCTTGTTGTTTTAGCCATTTGGTCAAGAATCAGCTCAAGGGGTTCCCTTGAGTGGTCCATtactttgttttctctttccaCTTTACCAAACACTTTAGTTATGGGAATCCCTTTGTTAAAGGGTATGTATGGTGATGCCTCAGGAAGTTTAATGGTTCAAATTGTTGTCCTTCAATGTATCATTTGGTATACTTTGATGCTTTTCTTGTTTGAGTATAGAGGTGCTAGAATGCTTATTGCTGAGCAGTTTCCTGATACTGCAGGGGATATTATTTCCTTTAAAATTGACTCTGATGTTATGTCATTAGATGGAAAAGAACCATTGGAAACTCAAGCTGAAGTTGGTGAAGATGGTAAACTTCATGTAACTGTGAGAAAATCTACAAGTTCAAGGTCTGAAGTTTTTTCAAGAATGTCACATGGACTTAACAGTGGTGTTTCATTAACCCCTAGACCATCAAACTTGTCAAATGCTGAGATTTACTCTTTACAATCTTCAAGAAATCCTACTCCTAGAGGTTCAAGCTTTAACCACACTGATTTGTACTCAATGGTGAATGGGAAAAGTGCAAATATGAGTCCTAGGACATCAAATTTTGGCAACATGGGATTTGATGAGGAGAGTGGATTTGGTGGGAGGGGAAATGGGGTTTATGGACAGGGGAATGTGGGGTACCCTGCACCTGCTAGTGCTGGAATATTTTCACCTGCTACTGGACCAGGGGCCAAGAAAAAAGCTAATGGAACTGAGGGTGGTAAAGATCTTCACATGTTTGTTTGGAGTTCAAATGCTTCACCAGCTTCTGAAGGTGGGATTCATGTTTTCAGAGGAGGAGAATATGGTAATGACCTTGGTGTTGGAGCTCACCCAAAAG ATTATGATGATTTTGGCCGAGATGAGTTCACTTCCGGGAATAAGAAGAACCCTAATGGATGTGATCGAGAAGGACCGGTGCTAAAAAAGCTCGGCTCAAGCTCTACGGTTGAGCTGTTTCCCAAGACTGCTAATGAAACTAAGGCTACTGCTATGCCTCCTGCCAGTGTTATGACCAGACTTATTCTGATTATGGTCTGGCGAAAACTTGTTAGGAACCCAAATACTTATTCCAGTCTCATTGGCCTCACTTGGTCGTTGGTCTCATTCAG GTGGAATGTTGAGATGCCTGTGATTATAGCCAAATCAATATCTATTCTTTCTGATGCTGGTCTTGGAATGGCAATGTTTAGTCTTG GTTTATTCATGGCATTGCAGCCTAGAATGATTGCCTGTGGAAAAACAATTGCTTCCTTCTCTATGGCAGTGAGATTCATCACTGGTCCAGCAGTCATGGCCGCAGCCTCCATCGCTGTTGGACTTCGAGGCGTTCTTTTGCACATTGCAATAGTTCAG GCAGCTCTACCTCAAGGGATTGTTCCTTTTGTCTTTGCAAAAGAATACAATGTTCATCCCGATATACTGAGCACAGG GGTTATATTTGGGATGTTAATAGCCCTTCCAATCACTCTGGTCTACTATATTTTGCTGGGGCTTTGA